The following coding sequences are from one Daphnia pulex isolate KAP4 chromosome 11, ASM2113471v1 window:
- the LOC124207294 gene encoding CAP-Gly domain-containing linker protein 1-like isoform X2 yields MSASAPVKPSGIKPPTSRLARPSVTSKPASNGSSGENMSKISNESDGPKKKLDRNDGLDDGGDLDRVSDLPSLPGSRKTSKDMMRKLSDGSGSALDPEYELARRLSEAGIRRMSDANLILTTDTDSFIIGQHIYVNGIKPGKIQFIGETKFAPGEWAGIVLDDLSGKNDGSVGGVRYFQCQPKKGVFSRLGRLTRQPLDAIQLAALQSQQSQPPASENGDDSSSTTTTTTNTNGANGTASTSPVAATPNSVVSVQSIGDLRLGDRVIVTSSQGSKAGVLRYLGTAEFAVGQWAGVELDDPTGKNDGAVAGTRYFECQQHYGLFAPIHKVSRSPANHMRRTSGAMNASMSSSLSQPRAGGSSRTGTRRDSESASVTSVATSRASTAISRKTSRPSVTGSAHNHQDLLRERDQHIEQLMKEREMERSEVTRAAAQADEAEHQLSLLQRRYNLEKEEFAKKMEELERLLLAAESVRSSQGAQIDDLQFRLEEETILRSEIEAQQKGMDDKEKEWARQVEQLESEAQRCFEAEELAARYKDELDALQAKGQQQPQSATPENDQSDDRIRQLEASVRVKENELLQLKDSMQELSKSLESEQLKNRNAEERFQALETELQVTKTSLNEIQNVGETELGEWKNKLEILERQNAESRQQLEKLNEEKTRFETQFNEAQALLNRSQDAEVTESRDLKAKLEEMTRRHAESQEQMSKLNEEKERLQLQLADSLASSNQTKHDGDAELNKLKVKLDELERQEAKNEEQLFNLDEEKVRLELQLADTQASAAQVEEAKRVEAETKNQEIEQLKNLIEALEHQKEDSKVQLANVEEEKIRLDAELQRVHALLEESKEVAKADADTNKFEFEELKAQYDALEVQQTEIQIQLANIQEDKMKSEEEKVKLDAELQSVRVLLVESTGAAKSEVEETRNEFVELKVKYSGLERQLAEVNVHLENVQKEKTNSEEEKTKLVAELKAAQDSLSVSKEAAKSESDKKNSEYEELKDKYETLELQQMEVKIQLANLEEEKVKADEEKSRLEAELKTTRVSLAESVEAAKTEAEKKKLEFEELKREFEVLGLQQSEIKVQMTKLQEEKTKSELAMQKKCEDEAEQWRMKCNDFEQQKAANGQRLTQLDEEKSRLESELLRLSSTSSNASQDLTRLHGELMAARQTLGESQSQSSKLELEKSGLEQLNATLHSDLQKRDEKIVELSSLKADLERQIQEISQTLKDDQKKFEKENEAAKTEAEKKKLEFEKLKSQFEVLELQNSEIKVQLSKLQEEKTKSELALQMKSEEEAEQWKKKCNDFEQQKAANEQRLTQLDEEKSRLESELLQLSSTSSNASQDLTRLHGELMTARQTLSESQSQTSKLELEKTGLEQLNATLYSDLKTRDEKIVELSSVKADLERQIQEISQSLKDAQTQFEKDKAEWNRSSEDLRGEVKNQAEKIASLTASQVDLQAQLQNVNETLDEMKIQSQKEKDELEQSNGTLSADLANKEKQIADLLSTTAITTDKYESELQLTKQKCDRMKEQLENLESHQQESEGGMAQLKKSFAELEQEKSNWLIEKLQLEESLKQLENQLSSLSIEKEESSHKIRERDEMLAKLTEEVTLLQDKFTAHIAELEQKLQENQATAETEKELQAALAEARARAEEIQVALEDSQKNEKELLEVREQLALANKLHEEFSQKSQKEQTELKQQIDELSAVKESMRDRELKLQEELSLLKRQLEEQSSRLQGQLDVTKQEAESTRQLLQDLEMAQNRIKELQSSLEETDQRLAELQEVELRVKSLEEKLELKTIELKEEMDDRDKAEDRVLRLTESLAGKEKELEALRLETTSLKKSTTEVSHLLTAFSTVDREKKQLEAKVVELQVAAAAASRGAGADAADTDVRIKKFKDDYQQKEQEIKFLNSVIVDMQRKVEDLNVKLEISQATLLGQNALAPENRNGVKIEAKPPRLFCDICDLFDLHDTEDCPTQASEDFDNSPPFSNQRSMPSFNQDSPSYKQHSHHGGSRGAMRPYCDICEVFGHATSECTEDATF; encoded by the exons ATAGAAATGATGGTCTTGATGATGGTGGTGACCTTGATCGGGTAAGCGACTTGCCGTCCTTGCCGGGCAGTCGCAAAACGAGCAAGGACATGATGAGGAAACTCTCAG ATGGTTCTGGTAGTGCTCTAGACCCAGAATATGAGCTGGCACGTCGGTTGAGTGAAGCTGGTATTCGTCGAATGTCAG ATGCCAACTTGATTTTGACGACTGACACAGACAGTTTCATCATCGGTCAACACATTTACGTCAACGGCATCAAACCGGGAAAGATTCAATTCATTGGCGAGACAAAGTTCGCTCCTGGCGAGTGGGCAGGCATCGTGCTGGATGATCTTTCGGGCAAGAATGATGGCTCTGTTGGCGGCGTTCGTTATTTCCAGTGTCAGCCAAAGAAGGGCGTCTTTTCTCGCTTGGGAAGACTTACACGACAACCACTCGACGCCATCCAGCTGGCCGCTCTTCAATCTCAACAGTCACAGCCACCTGCGAGCGAAAATGGAGATGACTCttcttccaccaccaccaccaccacaaatACTAATGGAGCCAACGGCACTGCTTCTACTTCACCGG TGGCGGCCACACCGAATTCCGTTGTGAGTGTCCAATCGATTGGCGATCTCCGGCTGGGCGATCGAGTCATTGTGACGAGCAGCCAGGGCTCCAAGGCCGGTGTATTGCGCTACCTGGGCACGGCCGAATTTGCAGTTGGCCAATGGGCAGGTGTGGAACTGGACGATCCTACTGGCAAGAACGACGGCGCCGTGGCAGGCACTCGATACTTTGAATGCCAACAGCACTATGGTCTATTCGCTCCTATTCACAAAGTTTCCCGCTCACCGGCCAATCACATGCGACGCACATCCGGAGCCATGAACGCTTCCATGTCGTCTTCGCTGAGCCAACCGAGAGCCGGTGGATCGTCACGAACGGGTACGAGGAGAGACTCTGAATCGGCCAGTGTCACTTCTGTTGCAACATCACGCGCCAGTACGGCCATCAGCCGG AAAACAAGCCGCCCTTCGGTTACAGGATCAGCGCATAATCACCAG GATTTGCtgcgagagagagaccaaCACATTGAGCAGCTGATGAAAGAGCGAGAAATGGAGCGCAGTGAAGTGACCCGTGCGGCCGCCCAGGCCGATGAGGCCGAACACCAGCTATCCCTGCTTCAGCGTCGCTACAActtggagaaagaagaattcgCTAAAAAAATGGAGGAACTGGAACGACTTTTGTTGGCAGCCGAATCGGTCCGCTCGTCCCAAGGAGCCCAAATTGACGATTTGCAATTCCGGTTGGAGGAGGAAACTATTCTCCGTTCTGAAATTGAG GCTCAGCAAAAGGGAATGGAcgataaagagaaagaatgggCTCGCCAGGTTGAACAGCTCGAAAGTGAAGCGCAACGTTGTTTCGAAGCGGAAGAATTGGCCGCACGCTACAAAGATGAATTGGATGCGTTACAAGCCAAAGGTCAACAGCAACCGCAGTCAGCCACCCCCGAAAACGATCAGTCAGACGATCGCATCCGGCAACTCGAGGCTTCTGTTCGGGTCAAAGAAAACGAACTTTTGCAACTAAag GATTCCATGCAAGAGCTGTCAAAATCGCTAGAATCTGAGCAGCTGAAAAATCGCAACGCCGAAGAACGATTCCAGGCACTGGAAACTGAGCTGCAAGTCACCAAAACTTCGCTGAATGAGATTCAAAATGTCGGCGAAACGGAGCTGGGAGAGTGGAAGAACAAACTGGAAATCCTTGAACGTCAAAACGCCGAAAGTCGACAACAGCTTGAAAAGCTGAACGAAGAGAAAACTCGATTCGAAACGCAATTCAACGAAGCCCAAGCCTTACTAAACCGTTCCCAGGATGCCGAGGTGACCGAGTCGCGTGACTTGAAAGCCAAGCTGGAAGAAATGACACGTCGACATGCCGAAAGTCAAGAACAGATGTCGAAATTGAACGAGGAAAAGGAACGGCTTCAGTTACAGTTGGCAGACTCTTTAGCTTCATCAAATCAAACGAAGCATGACGGAGATGCGGAACTGAATAAATTGAAGGTGAAGTTGGACGAGCTCGAGCGCCAGGAGGCCAAAAATGAGGAGCAGCTTTTCAACCTGGACGAGGAAAAGGTGCGACTCGAATTGCAATTAGCGGATACACAAGCGTCTGCCGCCCAGGTGGAAGAAGCTAAAAGAGTTGAAGCTGAAACGAAAAACCAGGAAATAGAACAACTCAAGAATTTAATCGAAGCTTTAGAACATCAGAAAGAGGATAGTAAAGTGCAATTAGCAAATgtggaagaggaaaaaatccGACTCGATGCAGAATTGCAAAGGGTTCACGCGTTGTTGGAAGAATCGAAAGAAGTTGCCAAAGCCGACGCCGACACGAAtaagtttgaatttgaagaaCTAAAGGCGCAGTACGACGCTTTGGAGGTCCAGCAAacggaaattcaaattcaattggcgAACATTCAAGAAGACAAGATGAAAtctgaagaagagaaagttaAATTGGATGCAGAGTTGCAGTCTGTCAGAGTTTTGTTGGTCGAATCAACCGGGGCTGCGAAATCTGAAGttgaagaaacaagaaacgaaTTTGTAGAATTGAAAGTGAAATACAGTGGACTGGAACGCCAACTTGCGGAAGTCAATGTTCACCtggaaaatgtacaaaaagagaaaaccaattccgaagaagagaaaacgaaactCGTTGCTGAATTGAAAGCTGCCCAAGATTCACTGTCCGTCTCTAAAGAAGCCGCTAAATCCGAAtcagataagaaaaatagtGAATATGAAGAGCTTAAAGACAAATACGAAACTTTGGAGCTGCAACAAATGGAAGTAAAAATTCAGTTGGCTaatcttgaagaagaaaaggtcaaGGCTGATGAAGAGAAATCTAGATTAGAGGCAGAATTGAAAACCACCCGTGTTTCATTGGCCGAGTCTGTAGAGGCAGCTAAAACGgaagcagaaaagaaaaagttggaattTGAAGAATTGAAGCGGGAATTTGAAGTTTTAGGACTTCAACAGTCTGAAATCAAAGTTCAGATGACAAAGcttcaagaagagaaaaccaaatCCGAGTTGGCGATGCAGAAGAAATGCGAAGACGAAGCTGAACAGTGGAGAATGAAATGCAACGATTTCGAACAACAGAAAGCGGCCAACGGCCAGCGACTCACTCAACTCGACGAAGAAAAATCGCGACTCGAATCTGAATTGTTGCGACTCTCCAGCACTTCCAGCAATGCTTCACAAGACCTCACTCGTCTTCACGGTGAACTGATGGCTGCCCGACAAACCCTGGGTGAATCTCAATCACAATCATCTAAACTGGAACTAGAAAAATCTGGGCTGGAGCAACTTAATGCCACACTTCATTCTGATCTCCAAAAACGCGATGAGAAGATTGTTGAACTTTCTTCTCTCAAAGCGGATCTTGAACGCCAAATCCAAGAGATCAGTCAAACGCTAAAGGATGAtcagaaaaagtttgaaaaagaaaatgaagcagCTAAAACGGaagcagaaaagaagaaattggaatttgaaaaactgaaaagtcAATTCGAAGTTTTGGAACTTCAAAATTCTGAAATCAAAGTTCAGTTGTCAAAGttacaagaagagaaaacaaaatccgaGTTGGCATTGCAGATgaaaagcgaagaagaagctgaacagtggaaaaagaaatgcaacgATTTCGAACAACAGAAAGCGGCCAACGAGCAGAGACTCACCCAACTCGACGAAGAAAAATCACGACTCGAATCTGAATTGTTACAACTCTCCAGCACATCCAGTAATGCTTCACAAGACCTTACTCGTCTTCACGGTGAACTGATGACTGCCCGACAGACGTTGAGTGAATCCCAATCTCAAACATCTAAACTGGAACTAGAAAAAACTGGGCTGGAACAACTTAATGCAACACTTTATTCCGATCTCAAAACCCGCGATGAGAAGATTGTTGAACTTTCCTCCGTCAAAGCGGATCTTGAACGCCAAATACAAGAGATCAGTCAATCACTGAAGGATGCTCAGACACAGTTTGAAAAGGACAAGGCAGAATGGAACAGGTCGAGTGAGGATCTTCGTGGAGAAGTGAAAAATCAAGCTGAGAAAATCGCTAGTCTCACTGCATCCCAGGTGGATTTACAAGCCCAACTTCAAAATGTCAACGAAACTttggatgaaatgaaaattcagtcgcagaaagaaaaggacgaGTTGGAACAGTCCAATGGAACACTCAGTGCCGATCTGGCCaacaaagagaaacaaatcgCTGATCTCCTTTCAACCACCGCAATCACCACCGATAAATATGAGAGCGAATTGCAGTTGACTAAGCAAAAGTGTGATCGAATGAAGGAGCAACTTGAAAACCTTGAATCCCATCAGCAAGAATCGGAAGGTGGAATGGCTCAACTAAAGAAATCCTTCGCAGAAttagaacaagaaaaatctaatTGGCTTATCGAGAAACTTCAACTAGAAGAATCCCTTAAACAGCTGGAGAATCAACTCTCCAGTCTGTCGatcgagaaagaagaatccaGTCACAAGATCCGGGAGCGTGATGAAATGTTGGCGAAGCTGACGGAAGAAGTGACGCTCTTGCAAGACAAATTTACAGCCCACATTGCCGAGCTGGAACAGAAGCTTCAGGAGAACCAGGCGACAGCAGAGACAGAAAAAGAGCTTCAAGCTGCGTTAGCTGAAGCTAGAGCCCGTGCGGAAGAAATCCAAGTCGCTTTAGAAGATAGCCAGAAGAACGAGAAAGAGCTGCTGGAAGTACGTGAGCAGTTGGCTTTAGCCAATAAATTGCACGAAGAATTCAGCCAGAAGAGTCAGAAGGAGCAGACGGAGTTGAAGCAGCAGATAGATGAACTGTCGGCCGTGAAAGAGTCCATGCGGGATCGGGAACTGAAACTGCAAGAAGAATTATCTTTGCTGAAACGCCAACTGGAGGAACAAAGCAGTCGCCTCCAAGGTCAGCTCGATGTGACCAAGCAGGAAGCTGAGTCTACTCGCCAACTATTGCAAGATTT GGAAATGGCACAAAACCGGATCAAAGAATTACAGTCCAGTCTGGAGGAAACTGACCAAAGATTAGCGGAATTGCAGGAAGTTGAGCTTCGAGTTAAAAGTTTAGAGGAGAAACTTGAGTTGAAAACtattgaattgaaagaagagATGGATGATCGAGACAAAGCTGAAGATAGAGTATTGAGATTGACGGAAAGCTtggctggaaaagaaaaagaactggaaGCTTTACGACTGGAG acGACAAGCTTGAAAAAATCTACAACAGAAGTTTCCCACTTGTTGACGGCCTTTTCTACAGTCGACCGTGAAAAGAAACAGTTGGAAGCCAAAGTGGTAGAGTTACAAGtagccgctgccgccgcttcTCGAGGTGCCGGAGCTGATGCGGCAGACACTGATGTTCGAATCAAGAAATTCAAGGACGACTAccaacaaaaagaacaagaaattaAGTTTCTCAATTCCGTTATCGTCGACATGCAAAGAAAAGTTGAGGATCTCAATGTCAAATTGGAAATCAGCCAGGCGACGTTGCTCGGCCAAAATGCTCTTGCACCTGAAAATCG GAATGGAGTCAAGATCGAAGCCAAACCGCCTAGACTATTCTGCGACATTTGCGATTTGTTCGATTTGCATGACACTGAAGATTGTCCCACACAAGCCTCCGAAGACTTTGATAACTCTCCGCCTTTTTCGAATCAACGCTCGATGCCTTCCTTTAACCAAGATTCGCCCAGCTATAAACAACATTCACACCACGGAGGGTCGAGAGGTGCCATGCGACCTTATTGTGATATTTGTGAAG tatTTGGCCATGCAACTTCGGAATGCACAGAAGATGCAACCTTCTAA